The Ipomoea triloba cultivar NCNSP0323 chromosome 14, ASM357664v1 region TGGTTTTGGTTgtctttatgtgtgtgtgtgtgtgtgtgtgtgtgtgtgttttacaATGAGATTATTTTATTAGCCAATAGTTATTTAGTTCTATTATGTTTTTAGTGTATTCTCAAGCATGTAATGCACTTAAGTTAGCAATTTAGCTAATTTGATTTTTCTACCTCAGAAAAGCCTTTTATTTGACTTTTGATTAATGTCTTATCTCTAGGGGGGTGGGGATAGAGATGGTTTCCTTATGAGGAATGTGGTGCTGACAATTTGAGCTGCTATTTTCTAGGAGCATGTTAGAAATTGCTTTAGTGTATAATCTATGAAACATTGAAGGAACATTTATCTTCTCTGATACCTCTTTGGCCTCATTGCCCCTACCTCTGCTGCTGACTTGTTTCTATGTCAAAATATGTAGGGGATACAAACGTTTTTTCAGACGAGTTATGCTTGAAAATTCTGATTATCTTAAGGATGATTGCTTGAAAATTAATTGTACTGTTGGAGTTGTGCGTTCTACAATAGACTGTTCAGGCATGCATTCTATTCATGTTCCAGATTCAGACATTGGAGCACATTTTGGCATGCTTCTGGAAAATATGGAAGGGTCTGATATCATTTTCAATGTCGCTGGTGAAAAATTTCATGCCCATAAGTTGGTATTGGCTGCTCGTTCTCCCATTTTCCGTTCAGAATTCTTTGATGGACTAGACAGTGATGAGCAGGAAATTGTTATAACTAATATGGAATCCAAGGTCTTCAAGGTCTGAAGACACTCTTTTTACTGgtctattttctgttttttgGGGGAATTAAATTGTAATTCGGTATTTCTTTCTGCATAACCTGCATTGGTATTTGTGCATGTTCCTGCTATAATTATCTCTCCATGAATCGCTACTCAGATTTTTGCCACAACTTTATGTGATATACAACAGGCCATGCTGCACTTTGTGTACACAGATAGTCTTTTGGAAGATGACCTAGAAGCTTCTAGCTCTTCTAGTATACCTTCTATATCTGATACATTACCAGCGAAATTGCTAGAAGCAGCTGATCGCTATGGTTTGGGAAGACTCAAACGGATGTGTGAAGCTTATCTCTGCAAAGATATTTCTGTGAACTCTGTTGCAAAGACTCTAGCTCTTGCAGACTGTTATCATGCCATGGAGCTCAAAACTGTCTGCCTTAGATTTGCTGCTGAAAACCTTGCTGGTATGtgtcaattatattatattgctgTCCATGTTTAATACTGCTCAATTGAAACATGGTCTTAATTCAAAAGATTCTAGGAAGGGAAAAGCACGTCCACAGTTCCATAGTAATTGTGGAAATTCATTTATTCTACGTTTCATACACTTGTGTACAAGTAGAACCCAAAGACTTGGGAAAGGGTTCCCTCTCTTCTAAATTTGCACAATTCCCCAAGAATTTGCATGCAAAGAGCTTATCATCTAGCTAGCTCATGTTCTAGTCAAAAACATTTTGTATGTGTGCATTTCTCTTGATACCTTGATTCATTGTCAGCTGAGCAATCCATCTTTTAACCATCTTATGTGTTCTGTATATGAGGATTGCATTAACAAGGATTTAACAGGCAGTAAAAACATGTTGGATATAAGTAACCATAAATACTATATTTGTTTATGTATAAAAACTTAAACTATTATGTGATTGCCTGTGTAGTTATTTTGTAGCTAACAAATTTTGTGGTAATTTGGGTCAGCTGTGATGCAATCGGATGGTTTTGAGTACCTGAAAGAAAACTGCCCTTCTCTCCAGTCGGAACTTCTAAAGACAGTGGCTGGATGCGAGGATGAGTGTAGCAGCGGAGGGGGGAAGTCTCGGAGCGTTTGGGCACAGCTTTCTGACAGCGGTGATACTGACGGGAGGAGGGTACGGCAAAGGACCTGACTGAGGATTTTAGGAGTTAGGTAActgattgttgttgttgtgtagAATGTACGTGTAAGAATGTTTGGACACCACCAAATCAACATTACAGAATGAAAAATGTTTCATAGTCTTCATGAAAACATGACGTGTTGTAATGATAGTTAGAGCCCCCAAATGGGTTATCTCCTCGGGTCAGCCAGCATATGACCAAGAGCTTTCACCAAGATCTGACTTGCCTTTGCTATTGCTATTGCTAGGGTTTTCAACGAAAATTTTGTACACATTACTCTACTCCCACATGTAATAAAAATGCAGTATTTTGGGATTCACACATTTCTTCATGTTCTTAGGGGTGGGTGTTTAAGTTTAAGAAACAGAGCGAGCTGAGATGAGAAATGCATGAAACTTGGATTGGATGGCACAGTACAAGAAAGCAGACAAACAAATAAAGAGCAACTGtaaaacaacaattttttgtatgttttgaCACCACCGTACGTACAGCTTTTTCAGTTTTAGATTTAGAAGTGGATAGGAGGATATTGTTTCCAGTCTGCAAGGATCAATCAATAATgcaactactactactactactactactactaagaGAGAGAGGGTGAAAATGTATGTATGTCACATTTGTTGTCCTATAAGGAAGGGCAGGCAGGGGTCCTTCAAAACAAgaatttgatttataatttcAGACAGTGGGCATAGCATGATCCCAAGGACAAGGACTGCCTCCTGATGAAGTGGAGGTTCTCATATTCTTGCAGTCCCGACTGCTAAAATCATCAAAAAGAACTGCCCCAAATACTTCTTTCAGTACACAATGGTTCTTACTGTACTCTGTCTGAGAACCAAAACAATTTGAAGCAAGCAAAAAGTCTGGCCTCGAAAACATGTTCTGAAAtgattcttcatcatcatctctGCCTGTATCGCATTGCATAGGGCTCAACTCCATACCCTCCTCCTCTTGCTTCACTTTGCACccttcaaagttcaaaacaaTATGAATGAATAGGATGGATGATGCAATGGGAATTATTGGATGGCATCTACTACAAGACAATAAAATATCCTCTCCTCACCTGCTACTACTGTCTGAGGCTCGTCTAATGAACAACTTCCATTGACAGCAGGGGTGTATTCACTGAACACTGAAGCAGAAGAGTGCCCTAATGGAGAGATTGGATCTCCATATGCTTCCCATTCTGTGTCATGAAGATCTGGGCATGAATTATCCACTATGCTACCGGGAATGATGGAAGCATCGGAAGTAGTCTGTTGGGATGAAGTATTATTATTCTTTGAATGTTTCAAAGTCTGTGACTCATAAAGAACCGCGTCCAGAAGGCCACTGTTTCGTGGAGAAAGACTACCTGATTCAGTATGCTCAGTTGGTGGTGGTGACTGAATCAAAGTGTCAATGGAC contains the following coding sequences:
- the LOC116004257 gene encoding BTB/POZ and MATH domain-containing protein 4-like, with amino-acid sequence MAERPTITTHGTAERSSNGAPAPQTSSRSVTETVNGSHRFVIQGYSLAKGMGVGKHIASDNFTVGGHQWAIYFYPDGKNPEDNSTYVSVFIALASEGTDVRALFELTLLDQSGKGKHKVHSHFDRSLESGPYTLKYRGSMWGYKRFFRRVMLENSDYLKDDCLKINCTVGVVRSTIDCSGMHSIHVPDSDIGAHFGMLLENMEGSDIIFNVAGEKFHAHKLVLAARSPIFRSEFFDGLDSDEQEIVITNMESKVFKAMLHFVYTDSLLEDDLEASSSSSIPSISDTLPAKLLEAADRYGLGRLKRMCEAYLCKDISVNSVAKTLALADCYHAMELKTVCLRFAAENLAAVMQSDGFEYLKENCPSLQSELLKTVAGCEDECSSGGGKSRSVWAQLSDSGDTDGRRVRQRT